The Blastococcus sp. HT6-4 genome window below encodes:
- a CDS encoding glycosyltransferase family 4 protein, which translates to MAEPPLQGCRVTEVLATSTGGVGTHVRSLVPPLVAAGADVQVCGPGATDELFGFAGRGARFTPVEISAGLAPAADARAVQALRQALAGTDVVHAHGLRAGLVAAAARRLGARSARLVLTLHNALPDGGGLRRQLLERAERATVRAADVVLAASEDLAANARRLGARDVRLAPVSAPPLPRATRGRAEVREEFGLVDDRALVVAVGRLHPQKGYDVLLDAVARWLADQRVRPAPLVVVAGDGPLHDELAGRIRAERLPVSLLGRRDDVADLLGAADLCVLPSRWEARSLTAQEALRAGVPLVASRTGGLPELLGDAAELVPVGDPEALAAAVVRVLCDSALAAALVEEGFRQAAGWPDEEATAAQLVEIYRELLDAPARPRP; encoded by the coding sequence GTGGCTGAGCCACCCCTCCAGGGCTGCCGGGTCACCGAGGTGCTGGCCACCAGCACCGGCGGGGTGGGAACCCACGTGCGGTCGCTGGTCCCGCCGCTGGTCGCCGCCGGCGCCGACGTCCAGGTGTGCGGGCCGGGCGCCACCGACGAGCTGTTCGGCTTCGCCGGCCGCGGTGCGCGCTTCACCCCCGTGGAGATCTCCGCGGGGCTGGCGCCTGCCGCCGACGCGCGGGCGGTCCAGGCGCTGCGGCAGGCGCTGGCCGGCACCGACGTGGTGCACGCCCACGGGTTGCGGGCCGGGCTGGTCGCCGCCGCGGCGCGCCGGCTCGGCGCCCGCTCCGCGCGGCTGGTGCTGACCCTGCACAACGCGCTCCCCGACGGCGGGGGGCTGCGCCGGCAGCTGCTGGAACGGGCCGAGCGGGCCACGGTCCGGGCCGCCGACGTCGTGCTGGCCGCCTCGGAGGACCTCGCGGCGAACGCCCGCCGGCTGGGCGCCCGGGACGTGCGGCTGGCGCCGGTCTCGGCGCCACCACTGCCGCGGGCCACCCGCGGCCGCGCCGAGGTGCGCGAGGAGTTCGGGCTCGTCGACGACCGGGCGCTGGTGGTCGCGGTCGGGCGGCTGCACCCGCAGAAGGGCTACGACGTCCTCCTCGACGCCGTCGCCCGCTGGTTGGCCGACCAGCGGGTCCGCCCGGCGCCGCTGGTGGTCGTCGCCGGCGACGGGCCGCTGCACGACGAGCTGGCCGGACGGATCCGGGCGGAGAGGCTCCCGGTGAGCCTCCTGGGCCGGCGCGACGACGTCGCCGACCTCCTCGGCGCCGCCGACCTCTGCGTCCTCCCGTCCCGCTGGGAGGCGCGCTCGCTGACCGCCCAGGAGGCGCTGCGCGCCGGCGTGCCCCTCGTGGCCAGCCGCACCGGTGGGCTGCCGGAGCTGCTCGGTGACGCCGCCGAGCTGGTCCCGGTCGGCGATCCGGAGGCGCTGGCCGCGGCCGTCGTCCGGGTCCTCTGCGACAGCGCGCTCGCCGCCGCGCTCGTCGAGGAGGGGTTCCGGCAGGCGGCCGGCTGGCCCGACGAGGAGGCCACCGCCGCCCAGCTGGTGGAGATCTACCGCGAGCTGCTCGACGCCCCGGCCCGGCCACGCCCATGA
- a CDS encoding CTP synthase encodes MHNTQPTKFVFVTGGVVSSLGKGLTASSLGALLASRGLRVTMQKLDPYLNVDPGTMNPFQHGEVFVTEDGAETDLDIGHYERFLDTDLSGRANVTTGQVYSDVIAKERRGEYLGDTVQVIPHITNEIKARILAGADSAERVDVVITEIGGTVGDIESLPFLEAARQVRHEIGRDNCFFLHISLIPFIAPSGELKTKPTQHSVAALRSIGIQPDALVCRSDREINEGLKRKISLMCDTDAEGVISCPDAPSIYDIPKVLHREGLDAYVVRRLGLPFRDVDWTVWGDLLDRVHAPTRTVTIALVGKYIDLPDAYLSVTEAVRAGGFAHRSKVQIRWVPSDDCETPESAEKALAGVDGVCIPGGFGVRGIDGKLGAIRYARVNGVPTLGLCLGLQCMVIEYARNVAGLEGANSAEFDPGTPDAVIATMASQVDVIAGERGLGGTMRLGSYPAALLPGSVAAAAYGSTEITERHRHRYEVANAYRDRLTEAGLVFSGTSPDGLLVEFAELPREAHPFFVGTQAHPELKSRPTRPHPLFAAFVQAAVDYQEAARLPVPVDEAEKVGI; translated from the coding sequence TTGCACAACACGCAGCCGACGAAGTTCGTCTTCGTCACCGGCGGTGTCGTGTCCTCTCTCGGCAAGGGGCTGACGGCGAGTTCGCTGGGTGCGCTCCTGGCCAGCCGCGGCCTCCGCGTCACCATGCAGAAGCTGGACCCCTACCTCAACGTGGATCCGGGGACGATGAACCCGTTCCAGCACGGCGAGGTGTTCGTCACCGAGGACGGCGCGGAGACCGACCTCGACATCGGCCACTACGAGCGGTTCCTCGACACCGACCTGTCCGGTCGCGCCAACGTGACCACCGGGCAGGTGTACTCCGACGTCATCGCCAAGGAGCGGCGCGGCGAGTACCTCGGTGACACGGTGCAGGTCATCCCGCACATCACCAACGAGATCAAGGCGCGCATCCTCGCCGGCGCCGACAGCGCCGAGCGCGTCGACGTGGTGATCACCGAGATCGGCGGCACGGTCGGCGACATCGAGTCGCTGCCCTTCCTCGAGGCCGCCCGCCAGGTGCGGCACGAGATCGGCCGTGACAACTGCTTCTTCCTGCACATCTCGCTGATCCCCTTCATCGCGCCGTCGGGGGAGCTGAAGACCAAGCCCACGCAGCACTCAGTCGCGGCCCTGCGCAGCATCGGCATCCAGCCCGATGCCCTGGTCTGCCGGTCGGACCGGGAGATCAACGAGGGCCTCAAGCGCAAGATCAGCCTGATGTGCGACACCGACGCCGAGGGGGTCATCTCCTGCCCCGACGCGCCGTCGATCTACGACATCCCCAAGGTGCTGCACCGGGAGGGCCTCGACGCCTACGTCGTCCGGCGGCTGGGCCTGCCGTTCCGCGACGTGGACTGGACCGTCTGGGGCGACCTGCTCGACCGGGTGCACGCCCCCACGCGGACCGTCACGATCGCGCTCGTCGGCAAGTACATCGACCTGCCCGACGCCTACCTCTCGGTCACCGAGGCGGTGCGCGCGGGCGGCTTCGCCCACCGCAGCAAGGTGCAGATCCGCTGGGTGCCCTCGGACGACTGCGAGACCCCCGAGAGCGCCGAGAAGGCGCTGGCCGGCGTCGACGGCGTCTGCATCCCCGGCGGCTTCGGCGTCCGCGGGATCGACGGCAAGCTGGGGGCGATCCGCTACGCGCGGGTCAACGGCGTCCCGACCCTGGGGCTGTGCCTCGGCCTGCAGTGCATGGTCATCGAGTACGCCCGCAACGTCGCCGGGCTGGAGGGGGCGAACTCCGCCGAGTTCGACCCCGGGACGCCCGACGCCGTCATCGCCACGATGGCCAGCCAGGTCGACGTCATCGCCGGCGAGCGCGGGCTCGGCGGCACGATGCGCCTGGGCAGCTACCCGGCGGCCCTGCTGCCCGGTTCGGTGGCCGCGGCCGCCTACGGGAGCACCGAGATCACCGAGCGGCACCGGCACCGGTACGAGGTGGCCAACGCCTACCGGGACCGGCTGACCGAGGCCGGGCTGGTCTTCTCCGGCACCTCGCCGGACGGCCTGCTGGTCGAGTTCGCCGAGCTCCCTCGTGAGGCGCACCCGTTCTTCGTCGGCACCCAGGCCCACCCCGAGCTGAAGAGCCGGCCGACCCGCCCGCACCCGCTGTTCGCGGCGTTCGTGCAGGCCGCGGTCGACTACCAGGAGGCGGCCCGGCTGCCGGTCCC